CTCCGAACATGTGCACGACAGCATCGAATCAGGAGCAAATAAGGTTGAAAAACAGCGTTACAGCAAAGGCGACGGGTGAAATCGAGTCTGTAAGGTTGAAAAACAACCTTACAGGAGGAACATGTGCACGACAGCATCAAATCAGGTGCAAATAAGGTTGAAAAACAACGTTACAGCAAAGGCAGCCGGTGAAATCGAGTCTGTAAGGCTGAAAAACAGCGACTAAGTCACGGTTCTATTTTTGCCTGAATTTTTGGCCTTATATAATTTTTTGTCAGCCTTTTCAAAAAGGGTTTCTTTGCTCATCCCAGGTTCGTAACTTGCGATGCCGATACTAATGGTGACGACTTTGCCGGCCATTTCCTCATGCTTCGTACCGGACACGGTGGTTCGAATCGTCTCGACCAATTTGATGGCACGCGCAACGTCGGTTTCAAACAATAGAAGCGCAAACTCTTCGCCTCCGTAACGTGCGGCAATATCGTTGGACGAGATCGTTTCCTTAATGATCTGCGCAACGCGTGAAAGAACAACATCGCCGATCAAGTGGCCGAAAGTATCATTGATGGTTTTGAAGTTGTCGATATCAAGTAAAGCCAGGAAAAATGAGGAGCTGCGCTCCCCGCTGTAAGTCAGCGCCATATCGAAATGCTCATAGAAGGATGCTTGGTTATATAAATGAGTGAGCGAGTCGATTTGGGCTTGTTTGCGCATAATGGCATATTGAATCATTAACTCTTGCTTGGCCGTCATTGTCGTAAGCAAAGCTTCCTGCAGCTCACGACCGCGGCTCATAATGTTTATGGCCAGCAGGGTGCAGGCGCCGATAAAGCAAGGGATTGCAACCAGATCGAAATCTGATAAATGGCTCCGGTAACTCTCATCCCCGAAGTACAAAAAGATAAATCCAAGCAGCTGCAAAATTGCAGAGAAAAGGGTTAATCGACTTCGATAAAAAATGACCGATACGAGTATAGGGAGTAAAAACAGGGCAGAAATGATCCGGATATCTGTGTTAAGTCGAATGATGAGGATCGCCAGAATCGTCCCTGCGACTACTAAGGTGTAAAAGGAATATTTTCGGAAAAATTTGTTGACTATCCAGGCCAGACCTACAGTTGCAGACATTTTCAAAGTCGGGAACAGGAGGACATAGTAGTAAAATTCCACAACCTGAGCGTCGTAAGGTAAAAAAAGATAAGAGAAAAGTTGAGCCAGAAGTTGTACCCCGATGATATACCAATAGGAAATCCATATTTTGCGGGCCCAAGTTGTTTCGCTGTCTGTTAAATTCGTTATCATTGTTCACCTGAATATGCTTTTTTGTGTCAATTTTACCATAGATACGATCATTTCGTTAATGTAGTAAATTATTTATGCCGCCAAGGTTTTCGGCGGGGATGGAAAAGTTTTCTGGCTTCGCTTTGTAGTATACTGAAAAAGAAAAATTCGAATAGGTTCACAATCATTCCGTTAGAGAGGAAGATGAATAAATGAGCGAATCGAATAGGAACCTGCTCGAAAATTTATTGTTCTCTTCCCTACATATCTATCATTATCAGGGACAAGCAGGGGGGATTTTGCGGAAAAGAACGATTCATTTCTATGCGGTCTGCGTGATAACGGGTGGCAAAGGCGTCGTTTCCATTAATGATGAGGTCTACGCGGCTGAACAAGGGGATTATTTCGTATTCTTGCCCGGTATGATTGTTGAAGGCAACTCTCATGCCGTTGACCCTATTCAATATGCAATTGGGCTCTTTTCATGCATGCAAGTAAGCAAGCATAGGAAAGAGTGGCGCATACAGCAGCCTCAATTTGAGCGTAAGGGCAAGATACAAGTGCCTCCTGATGACTATGATATCAAGGCAGCGGCAGATCAGTTGATGAATGCTAACGCGAATAAACACACGCCGAACGCAATTAAGCGGAAGTATGACTTGCATCACTTGCTTATGCTGCTCATGACTTGCAGCGGGGTACGCGGAGATATTACGGAAGCCGCCGTGGGTATGGCGCATGCCCTTGCCTACATGAACGAGAACTTTATGAAGGATACGCGAATTGGTGAATTAGCGCGAATTGCTGGATACAGTACGAATCATTTTATTAGAACGTTCAAGGACCAGATGAATATGACACCTACGGAATATGTGCTCAAACAGCGTATGGCCAAAGCCAAGCAGCTTCTTTTCTCATCCGAGAAAATGAAGGAAGTGGCTCAGCAAGTGGGCTATAAGGATGAACACTATTTCAGCAGGGTATTCAAGAAGGCGGAAGGAACGGCGCCCACGCTGTATTTGAAAGACCAAAGCCGGCGAATTGCTACCTTGTACTATGGGATTGATGATTACTTGCTAACACTGGGCCTCAAGCCCGTTGCCGCCTTATCCTATGTAGAGCGAGTATCACACACCTATCCGGTCGACTCTCTGACTGCGTTCAATAAGGACGTCGTTCGCCTGGACAGCATGAAATTGAATTATAATAAGCTGATTCAAACCAAACCGGATCTCATTCTTACCAGCGATCGTTTAGAAGAGAATGAGGCTTTGAAACATATTGCACCAACCGCCGTACTAAAGCATTCGAACGATTCAAGCACCATGCTGGCTTATATAGCAGGCATATTAGGCAGGGAACAGCAAGCGGCGGTATGGCTTGATAGTTATGCAGAACGAAAGCAAGCGATTCAGAAGAAGATCAAGGAAAAATGGGGGAAGCAGACTGCCTACTGTATTAGAGTGAGCCCTACTTTCTACCGCATATATGGAATCGATAATCAGATAGGATCGCTTCTCTATGAGGATGCCGGACTTACGCTGCCAAGTGCGATTTCAGCTCAGGAGTGGGCTATTGATATTCAATTGCAGGATTTGAACGGCTATAATGCCGATCATATTTTCCTTATGACAGATCCAACAGAGGCATCCAGACAACGGCTGCATAGACTTCTGGAATCGGAGGAATGGAGATCACTAGATGCGGTAAGGAATCATCAGGTGTATGACGCAAGCGATCTGCGATTCAAAACGTTAGGACCAGCCGGACGAATGTGGGCACTGAATGATCTCGCGGATCAGCTGAGAATCTAGCATGGTGAAATAGTTCAACCAAAAAGAGGGGGATAATCCATTGTTAATCCCGGTCTCATTCCTTAAAATGATAATGATTATTATTATTAATTAGAAATGGGGAACGGAAACAAATGCATAGATTCAAATTAACCGCAGTACTTATGGCTGCCGTCCTATTAGGTTTATTGGTCGCTTGCGGCAGCAATAAAGAGCCAGTTCAGCAGGAGCAAACCAAAGCAACCGCGGACAAAGCAACGAGAACGATCACTCATCTCAAAGGAAGTACCGTTATTCCTGCTAAAATAAATAAGGTCGTAGTTCTGTCAGCAGCCTATATCGATCACTTGCTCACGATTGGCGAAAAGCCGAGCGGGGTGAATGTTGAAGTGCGTTATGGAGGGGATTATCTGCCCTATTTGGCAAGCAAATTGGCAGGTGTGCCGCTTGTCGGTACTGCGGATAGTCCGAATTTGGAGGCCATTGTTCAGATCGCTCCCGATGTGATTCTCATTGAAAGCCGCACGGCGGATAAAACGTACGAACAGCTGCAGAAAATCGCACCCACCATCGTTCTTGGCAATGAGTGGCTTGCCTACGAAAGTGATACGACTTTTTGGACAAAGGATCTGTTAACCATCGCTGAGATGTATGACAAAGTCGATATGGCCAAAGCGAAGATAGCGCAGTTGGAAGAGAAAGCAGTCAAGGTTAGAGAGAAAATCAAGGCTATGGATAATAAGAAGCTTGCCTATTTGCGTGTAAGAGAAAAGAACCTTCAGCTATATGCCCAAAATGGGCACCCAACCAATGTTTTGCTGTATCATGATCTTGGATTTACACCATCAGCGCTTACGCCAAAGGATCAAAGAGCGGATCTTTCCCTGGAGAAAATTCCTGAATTACAGGCGGATTATATTGTCCTGGAAGTGGACCCGAATGCCCGTGACAATCGCAAGAACATGAACGAAAGTGCCTTGTGGAAAAATAACCCTGCCGTCCTGAACAACAAGATGTATGAAACGGATTCCTTCTGGTTATTTAAAGGATGGGGTGTTATAGGCCGCGGAGAGATTATCGACGAAATAACAAAAATGATTCAATAAATGGCGAACATGGGGCTTTCATACGGGCAAGAGTTGGGTGCTTGCTTGCAGCAATATTTTGTGACATCGATTCGAAGCTCGCAGGGTCCAGTGTTGGCGAATTCGGCTGAGGATCTGCTCGATGCAACAAGACTAACACCAATTCTGCGGCAGCAGTCTGACCAGTTGGGGCAACCTGATCCTGTTGTCATAGGTACTTTATTTGCCAAGCGTTACTCGGTATTCGCAATGGGACTTTTAGCGGCTATCAGTCTCCACGATACATCGTTAGCCTTGTCGCATGATCGCGTGCGTTTGCAGGTGACCCAGGCAGGGGCCATGCAGTATGAGACAGCGGTGGAGGATTCCCCTCTGCTGTCCGTTTCAAATCTCGAGGAACGCAGAGCCAGATTAACGGACTATGTCGTGCGGCTGCAAATGCATTTGCAGCCTATATTTCAAGCCGTGTCTGCACAGACGGGAGCAAATGTTCAGGTGATGTGGACGTTAGTATCACATAACTTGCACAATCTGTATGCGCGGTTAGAGGCTGATGAGCGCATCTGGCAGACAACCGAACGGCTGCGCCTGATCATGGCTGATCGGAGTGTGCTCTTGGAACCGAGGAGCGGCCATGCATTTGCCGTTAAGTTTCGTTTGTTCGAGCATTCACAGTGGCAGGGTTCCCCCTTCTATCTACGTCGTCATTGTTGCCTTGCTTATCGCATACAGCATCCATCTGGGGAGCATGATTACTGCCAGACTTGTCCCAAATTAAGTACGGAAGAACGGCTGCAGATGCTTGTAAAATAAAGGGTTGCCCATCAGGTGAACGGCCTGGAGGGCGGCCCTGTTTTGCTGTTTCAACCAACTTCCCTGCTTGCTATAATAGGGGGTATCAAGGATAGGAGGACACCTTCATGGAAAATCAGGCGAAAGTCAGTCAGTATATCATCATTAAGGAAACGCTGGACGAGCTGATGCAAAGTGGTCAGCTCAAAGTTGGCGATCGCATGCCTCCGGAAATAGAGCTGGCTCGCCAATTTCAAGTGAGCCGGGAAACCGTGCGCGCTGCGATGAAGCAGTTGGAGCAGGAAGGAAAGCTGGATGTCAGGAAAGGGGTTGGCCGCTTTGTGCGCCGCCCGTTGAACGCCATTCCGAGTAGTATCGACAAATTCATCTCGACGGAAGAGATCATCCGTTCCGCGGGATTAGTGGAAGGCCAATTGAAGCAATTTGTGCGAACAGAACCTTGTCAGGAGGAATGGGCCGACTATTTGAGAATTCCAGTGGGGACGCCTGTTATTATTAATGAACGAACGAGAACGGCTAATGAAGAACCTGTTGCGCATAATGTGAATATTATGCCGCTTGCCTTGGTTGAGCAGGCTTTTCAGAAAACACCGCTGATCGGCTCCTTGGTTCGGTTTCTGGAATCCGAATGCGGTATTCATCTGACCGCTGCCAATGCGGAGTTGGTCGTTCCTCATCATTCCCATCCGATTTGCCGCAAGCTTCAAGTGAACAAAGACACAACAGTCCTCATGATGAAGCAAATCCACTTTGACCAAAAGCATATGCCTGTCTTATTTTCCTACGATTATTACCGTAACGATGTGTTCCAATTCTGGGTGAACCGTCGGAGGTAAGGCAAGACAGAATTGATGAACTTAACAATTTCTTCGCACATAGTTGACAGACCGTTAATAAAGCTCATCCATAATAGGAATTGAAGATGTCTAGACAACATTTCAGAAATTCGAAAAGGATGGGGACTATGAAGAGATTAATGAACGTACTGTGTATTCTGACGTTTACATCAATAGTTTCGGCTGGTTGCGGAACCAATGAGGCTGCGACTAGCACGGCAGCAGTCACGAATGGAACGACGGCAGCAGCTGCGACTACTGCCGCACCTAAGAAATATGAAATCAATTTGGCAACGGCTGGGGATACGAACATGACGGATCTTCAGGAGAAGAATGTTTCCTTGGATTTCCAAAAGCAGTACGCCGGATCTCAAGTTCGAGTCGTGAATACAGGTGCAGGGGACGCTGGCACGCAAAAAATATTTGAAAAATTAAAAGCCCAAAAAGATGCAGGCAAGACAGAGTGGGATATCGACCTTGCGATTGTGCATCAAAGCGGTATGCAGCAGTTGATTGATAATGACCTATTGGATAAATGGGTGCCGCAATCAGCTAACAAGCAGTATGTTGTTTCGGCTGACAGCAAAAACAGCCTGGGCACCAATGTAGAAGGTTATGTGATTCCGCTCTTCCATAGTCAGGTTGCTCTTGCTTATAACCCGGATAAAGTGAAGCAATTCCCCGCTAACTTCGAGGATCTAACGACTTGGATCAAAGCGAATCCCAAGCGTTTTGGCTATAACGGCATCCAGAATGGTGCGAGTGGCGTCGCATTTGCCACTGCGTATACGTACTGGAAATCAGGCGACTACAAAAAGCTGAGCGAAGGCCCGTTTGACGCGTCACTGGAGCAGAAATGGCCGGCAATTATGAAGGAGCTCAAAGCACTTCCTGTTACCTACACGAACGGCAATAACGGTACGCTCGATATGCTGAACCGTGGTGAAATCGATATGGGACCTGTATGGGTCGATATGTTTAACTTATGGGTGAGCGAAGGACGCATGAACCCTGCATATGGCTTGAAAATCGTCGATCCCGGCATACCAGGTCAACCGATGTATGTGGTGATTCCCAAAAATGCCAAGAACAAAGAAGCGGCTTTAAAGTATGCCGATTTGTTGACCTCTCCTGAAACGCAAGCGAAGGTGATTGTAGAGAAAAATAGCTGGTATCCAGGCATTGACGCAACGGCAGTGCTTCCAAAGGTTAGCGAGGAAGGCAAGAAGAAGTTGTTCAAGGATATTACAGCAGAGGATTTGAATAAACGTGGTCAGTCATTTCCCATCAATACCTACTTCGACCATCTGAAAACGGCATATGAGAAAAACTAATTCACATTCCAACGTCTTTTGGCATCAAGCAGCAGGAGTGGGACTCGCCACTCCTGCTATTGCCGTTGTCGCGCTGCTTTTCATGTACCCGTTTGTTCTCTCCTTCCTATCGAGCCTCCGCTCCCAGGAGCAGGTATGGACGCTAGCAAATTATGTTGAGGCGTTTTCGCTTTATGGTGGCGACTTGCTGTTTACGCTGTGGGTGTGTGCGGTCAGTTTAGTTTTGCTTATCGGATGCACTGCGATGATCGGCGGATTTTTGCGCTTAGGCGCCTATCCTGTACTGGAATTTATATTTAAAATTCCGCTATTCGTTCCGTTCGTTGTCGTAGGGCATGCGATGCGGGTATTTCTGGCACCGCATGGTACGCTGAATTCCGCCATTGCTATAACGGGCTGGTTCAATCCGGACATGCTGCCATCCTTTGCATTCTCAACGCTCGGCCTTGTTGCCGCTTTGGTGTGGAAAAATCTTGGTTTGGCTCTGCTCCTGGTGCTTGGCGGCTTCCGCTCCGTGAATGAAGGGATGCTGGAAGCGGCAAGGGGGATGGGGGCAGGCAAGCTCAGATTAATCTGGCATTTCCTCGTTCCCATGAACAAAAGCAGCATCGGTGTGATGGCTGTTCTAACCTTCACCTCCATGCTAGGCTGCTTCTCGATTCCTGCTATGTTGGGTAACGCGGGCGGGCATCAAATGCTGATGATGGATCTATATCATCAAAGCGTCTATCAACATAATTACGGATTAGCGAATGCGATTGGCGTTATTACCTATGTAGCTTCTATGGGAGCTGCCATTTACTACCTGAAGGGGTTGTCGAAGAAATGAGCAAATCCATTTCGGCAGCTGCTGCTAGCAGCTCGCATAATCTGATAGGCAGGAAGCCTCCCTTCGCTCGTATGACGCGTCGATTATTGTTGTATGCCGTATCGATATTTTTCATATTTGGGCCGCTGTCGAGCCTTATTCTGTGGTCGCTGGCGGAGAAATGGTTCTGGCCGCACCCGTTCCCAAGCGCTTGGGGATTCAAGTATTGGCATCAAGTATTTGAGGGTAAAATGCTCTCCTCGCTGGGCCTGAGCTTCGCCATCGCCATTACGGTCACACTGCTCTGTTTGGTGCTGACCGTCCCTTTGTCTTATCTCATTGCTCGCAACCGGCTTCCTTTCAAGCATGTGATTCTGCTGTTGTTTCTGCTGCCTCAGGCATTCCCGCAGCTGCCAGTCTTCACGAATGCGATGGTTTTTCTCTATCGATTTGATTTGGTAGGCACGTTGACGGGGCTGACATTGATTCATTTGGTGGGAGCCATCGTGTTCTCAGTATGGACGTTGGTATCCGTGTTTCAATCTGTAGCGGAATCGATGGAAGAGGCTTCATATATGCTCGGTGGCGGGAAAGTGTACACGTTTTTTCATGTGGTGCTGCCGATGGCTGCCCCTGGGATTATCGCGAGTTCGTTATTAGTTTTTTTATATTCGTTGGATGAGTTCACCGGCAGCTTATTAATTGGCGCGCCATTTCATATTACGATGCCTGTCTTTATGTATAACGCTGCCAATGGCTACGAGATGCAGGTCGCTTCAGTCACCTCAGTACTGCTGATGGTACCGGGAATCATCTTGTTGTTTTTCCTGCAACGGTTTATGCGTTCAGAATATTTGGCTGCATTCGGGAGGGTTTAAGATGGGCATCACCATTCAAAGCTTGAACAAGCGTTACGGTAAAAAGAGGGGGATTACAGATATCAACCTAGCCCTGCCCAAAGGTGGATTAACAGCCATTGTCGGGCCCAGCGGATGCGGGAAAACGACGCTGCTCAGGACGCTGGCTGGATTCTTGACGGCTGATGAGGGGCGTATCCTATTCGGCTCCCAAGACGTTACGCATACTTCCCCCCAGCAGCGGAAAGCGGCCATGGTCTTTCAACATTACGCGCTCTGGCCGCATATGAGCGTATTCGACAATGTCGCTTATGGTCTGAAGCTGCAAAAGGTGGCGAAGCTGGACCGGGAAGCCCGCGTGCATGAAGTGCTGGAACGGGTAGAAATCGATACGTCCGACATTGCGGCCCGCTATCCGCAGCAATATTCCGGCGGACAGCAGCAGCGAATTGCGCTAGCCAGAGCGCTAGTCGTGCAGCCTGAGGTGCTGCTGCTCGATGAACCTTTGTCCAATCTGGATGCGAAGGTACGTCAAAGGCTAAGGGTTGGGATTCGCAGCATCCAGCAATCTTTTGGCATTACAGCCGTTTATGTGACACATGATCAGGAAGAAGCTTTATCGATGGCCGATTACGTGATTGTTATGAACGAGGGCAGGGTTGAACAAGCGGGCACGCCGGAAGAGATCTATCGCCAGCCCTCCACGTATTTTACGGCTCAATTTCTGGGAGAAAGCCACACGCTCACACTTCATCGACAAGGGACACGTCAGAAAGTTGTTATCCGCTCTGGAGACTCATTTATTGAATCAAATGGTGAAGTTCATCGAGATGACGAAGGCAAGCAGCAGGTAAGAGAAGAGAATGGCCATTATGTGCTGCAGGGGACTATTCGCCATCATTTATTTATGGGGTCCTACTACCGCTATATGGTAGAGATTGACGGTCAACACATCTTTGTTGACGATGATGCGCTTCTTCAGGCGGGGCCCTGCACCGTCAAAATTCCTTGTGAAAAAGCCTATTGGTTTGACATCTAACAGATAGAGGGAGGCCAGCTATCCATGCGATTGATCGTGATGGGAGACTTGCATTATTCGCTGATGAATGGCGGCGCTGAGGAAGTGCTGGAGGCGCGGGATAAGTTCTACAGGGCTATGATTCATCATTTTGTACAATTGGAAGCTGATTATCATATTTCACTGGGGGACCTCACCCATGAGGGAGTGCCGGAAGAGTTCGAGCACATGTTGCAGTGGATCGGCGGCAATGTCGGTCACTTCATACCGGTGATTGGGAACCATGACGCTTATTTGCTTCCCAAATCGGACATTACCGCAATCATCGGTCACAAGCGGTATCAGGCCATCGAGCGAGATGAGGCTCATATCCTTATTCTCGATACGACCAAAGAAATGAATCGGGATGACTGGGGCGGGGAGCTGGATGAGGAGCAGCTAAGATGGCTTGAAGATGAGCTCGTGAAGTCAGGGAATAAGCCGGTTTTGGTGTTTGGTCACCATCCGGTATATGGCACGACGGCACGCTCAACCATGGAGATGATGTCGATTGACCCGCGAACGGATATTCGAGCTGTTCTGAACAAGAAGCAAGGACAAGGATTCTACTTCTGCGGACATAACCATGTGAATTCCATTGTGCAAGAGGATAATTGGTTTTATATTCAGACAGCAGCTTGTCTGGATGTTCCAGCCTTCCGCAGGGTTGAGCTGCATGAAGGTGCGGTTCGAATTGATCTTGTTGCTATAGACGATGCCGAACTGGCCAACTACATGGAAATTGTGTATGCCAATATACCGGGATGGGAATCCATCGTGACGGCAAATGGCGAAGAAAAAGACAGGGTTCTGGAAGTGAAGCTCCTGTCTAACTAATCTTCCTATCAGGCCTAATTTCTCAACAGACCCAACAAAGCAGCTGCCACACAGCCGCTTTGTTTTTTTTGCCTTACGACCAGTCAATCGTTATGACCAATCAATCGTTTGAAACGTTCTAGTTTCCGCCGATTTTCTTGCTTTGAGGCATTGCAGGGCGCTGATGAGTCCATCATCGAGCGTACTGATGGATGTGTTCCGACCTTGCATGAGTTCGATGAAATTGCTGGCTAGCATGCGGTCGCCGCCAAAGTGATCCTGCGAAGCATCGATTTCATACGTCTCGACCCGTGAGGTATGGTGCATGAAGACCTTGACGATGCCCGTGAAAAAATCAAATTCCACCGTACCTTTGTAACCAAGGAAGCGGGCGCCACGCGAGGCGGCTTGTTTACGCGCGAAGAAGTTCTGTGAATACGAAACGTGCATGCCGTTCTCATAATAAATGAGAGCGCTTCCGGAGTCTTCATTGCCGGTATCTTTGGCGAAGCTGCAGTACGCCCAGCGATCACGAACGTCAGGCTCAGCGAAAGCGGTGCTTTCTTCACACGTTCTGTTCTCCGTGCAGTCCACGCATTTCAAACCAGCGGGTTTGTCGCCTTTGAAAATTTGCTTGGACGTCATCGCACATACGCTGACAGGCTGCATCTGAAGCACGTGATTGATGTAATCGAAATCGTGGGTCGCTTTTTGCAGAAACAAGCCCCCTGTCAACGACTCATCCCGGTACCAGTTATGGAAATAGACGCCGCCGTAAGGAACATTATTGATCGCTTGCACGTGCTCGACCGTGCCGATTTTGCCGGAATCCACAATTTCCTTGACCCATTGGACAATGGAAGTCACTCGCAGGGGAAACGACACGACGACAGGCGATTTGTAATGGTCATTGCCTGCTTTTAAACGGCGTAGATCCTGCATCGTTGTGGCGACCGGCTTTTCAAGAAATAAAGGGATGCCCGTCGGAAGCACCTTCAAAGCCATTTCCGTGTGCAGCAGGCACCGTGTCCCAATGAGGATGCCATCCAGTTGCGTCGAAGCCATCATTTCCTCCGGTGTATCATAGAAGAGGGTATCCATCAATTGAGGCAGCCGCTCCTGCTGGATTTCATGCTTTCTGATGTCGGAAATTGCCGCAATGTGGCAAGCATTGTCCTCTTTCATAATTTTCGCGATGACATCCTGAATGCGGTTTCCGTAACCAATAACTCCTAATTTCATTTTCATTTCCTCCTTGGCAGTTGTTGAACTATTTTCTATTATAGAGAGGAGGATTGCAGATAGATTTGTCATCAAAGCCGAGTTTTTTGCTTTTTTGAATGAAAGGACGCCATGCTAATGGAGCTGGAACGTGTTTACTTAAATCTGACGATAGAAATCCGCAGCATCATTACGATGTACTATTTTGAGTTTGGCAAAGATTATGTTTTCTCCGGGGAAAGTCATGACTTTTGGGAAATGGTTTATGTGGATAAGGGCGAAGTCGAAGTGATTGCCGATACAACCAGTCATACACTGAAGACGGGCTCTCTGATTTTTCATAAACCGAATGAGTTTCACAGCTTTACAGCCACGCATGGAAGGGCGCCGAATGTGATCGTCATCACGTTTGATTGTTATTCGAAAGCGATGGAGCAATTTGAAAACAAGGTGTTCCAGCTTCAGGATGAGG
Above is a genomic segment from Paenibacillus sp. HWE-109 containing:
- a CDS encoding Gfo/Idh/MocA family protein — its product is MKLGVIGYGNRIQDVIAKIMKEDNACHIAAISDIRKHEIQQERLPQLMDTLFYDTPEEMMASTQLDGILIGTRCLLHTEMALKVLPTGIPLFLEKPVATTMQDLRRLKAGNDHYKSPVVVSFPLRVTSIVQWVKEIVDSGKIGTVEHVQAINNVPYGGVYFHNWYRDESLTGGLFLQKATHDFDYINHVLQMQPVSVCAMTSKQIFKGDKPAGLKCVDCTENRTCEESTAFAEPDVRDRWAYCSFAKDTGNEDSGSALIYYENGMHVSYSQNFFARKQAASRGARFLGYKGTVEFDFFTGIVKVFMHHTSRVETYEIDASQDHFGGDRMLASNFIELMQGRNTSISTLDDGLISALQCLKARKSAETRTFQTIDWS